In Caballeronia sp. Lep1P3, one DNA window encodes the following:
- a CDS encoding polysaccharide biosynthesis tyrosine autokinase produces the protein MNTPVLGLDPMPARSKDDAFTASDFWKLLVDNVWVVVGFILLATGVATLYAFVATPYFSADALVKVDYPNPNALGVNAQSQQQPVPSTLPTDAEMQIIQSRAVLLPVIKKYHQDVSVEPRQFPLFGRISALFATPGQPVTPLLGLDSFAWGGEEANIQTLEVPPRLENATLILRVLPRGAYELSDDNGNPILHGAVGKLTKSDGISILVDSLVARPGTDFKVVRFSEYQAVTRFLKHLKVMESMKDSGVVQIIYEDRDPKIAQEITNAIAQTYIAAHVDQHREEASVTRDFILGELPRLEHELQRAESELTTYRTSANSMQPGTEASSYLQGSIDIERQIATLTMQRTQAASRFAANTPEVRTIDAQLATLNAQKRTFDQRFGRLPASERKLMDLTRDAKVAEDIYVAMREKASELAVTRAGTIGNVHLIDSAIYPTEMSKPKRLLIIAGGAAGGIIIGILFVYFRDQLSRSVRTPHSIERRLSLPVFGAVAFSAMQARLDRPSKVSLLPGMSRRPSLTNGSARRVISDDTDAESRVEGSHPLSARGTQDLAVEALRAVHASLMLDIAAAPNTVLAVVGAAPGTGKTFVASNLAVLHAQSGKSVLLIDGDMRHGRMGAIFGENGGNGFSEVLASKVHVDRAIRESDVPGLSLMTAGRYPANPSKLLSTPRLPVILDYLQSKFDLVIIDTPAVLAVSDASLIAANAGSSVIVVRPSAQSEDELEEAIKRLDLTGARIAGVIFNAVPKRRSERRTYAYASAYMSNPVDVEEEHTPRSS, from the coding sequence CTACTCCGTACTTCTCGGCGGACGCGCTGGTGAAGGTCGACTATCCGAATCCCAATGCGTTAGGCGTGAATGCTCAGTCACAGCAGCAGCCCGTCCCGTCGACATTGCCGACCGATGCGGAAATGCAGATCATCCAAAGCCGCGCAGTCCTTCTGCCGGTCATCAAGAAATACCATCAGGATGTGTCCGTCGAGCCGCGTCAGTTCCCGTTGTTCGGACGTATCAGCGCCCTCTTCGCAACGCCGGGTCAGCCTGTTACGCCGCTTCTTGGCCTCGACTCATTCGCATGGGGTGGTGAAGAGGCGAACATTCAGACGCTGGAGGTTCCCCCTCGACTCGAGAACGCCACACTCATTCTGCGCGTGCTTCCGCGAGGTGCGTATGAGCTTAGCGACGACAACGGCAATCCTATTCTTCATGGCGCGGTCGGCAAGCTCACGAAGTCGGACGGAATATCCATCCTCGTCGACAGTCTCGTCGCGCGGCCCGGGACTGATTTCAAGGTCGTGCGCTTTAGCGAGTATCAGGCGGTCACGCGCTTTCTGAAGCACCTGAAAGTCATGGAGTCGATGAAGGACTCCGGTGTCGTGCAGATCATCTATGAAGACCGGGATCCGAAGATCGCGCAAGAGATCACCAACGCGATCGCGCAGACGTACATCGCGGCTCACGTGGACCAGCATCGCGAAGAAGCGAGCGTGACGCGCGACTTCATTCTCGGCGAACTTCCCCGACTCGAACACGAGTTGCAGCGTGCCGAAAGCGAACTCACGACATACCGCACGTCCGCGAACTCGATGCAGCCGGGCACCGAAGCGTCGTCGTATCTGCAAGGCAGTATCGATATCGAACGGCAGATCGCCACGCTCACGATGCAACGCACTCAGGCGGCAAGCCGCTTCGCGGCGAATACGCCCGAGGTGCGCACCATCGATGCACAGCTCGCCACGCTGAATGCGCAGAAACGAACCTTCGATCAGCGCTTTGGGCGGCTCCCTGCTTCGGAGCGCAAGCTGATGGACCTCACGCGCGATGCGAAGGTCGCCGAAGACATTTATGTCGCCATGCGTGAAAAGGCGAGCGAGCTTGCCGTCACGCGCGCCGGCACGATCGGTAACGTGCATCTGATCGATTCGGCTATCTATCCCACCGAAATGTCGAAGCCGAAGCGCCTGCTCATCATCGCTGGCGGCGCAGCGGGCGGCATCATCATCGGCATTCTGTTCGTGTACTTCCGTGACCAGCTTTCGCGCAGCGTGAGAACGCCGCACTCGATCGAGCGCCGCTTGAGCTTGCCTGTCTTCGGCGCGGTGGCTTTTAGCGCAATGCAGGCGCGCCTGGACCGGCCATCGAAAGTATCGCTTTTGCCCGGCATGAGTCGCCGGCCGTCCCTCACCAACGGATCTGCACGCCGGGTAATAAGCGACGATACCGATGCCGAGTCGCGCGTTGAGGGCAGCCATCCGCTATCGGCTCGCGGCACGCAGGACCTTGCCGTTGAAGCGTTGCGTGCGGTGCATGCGTCGCTCATGCTCGATATCGCTGCTGCACCGAATACCGTGCTTGCAGTCGTAGGAGCCGCGCCGGGCACCGGCAAGACGTTCGTTGCGTCGAACCTTGCCGTGCTGCATGCACAATCGGGCAAGAGCGTGCTGCTCATCGATGGCGACATGAGGCATGGACGCATGGGTGCAATTTTCGGCGAAAACGGCGGAAATGGCTTCTCGGAAGTGCTCGCGAGCAAGGTCCATGTCGATCGCGCCATTCGCGAGTCGGACGTGCCAGGCCTATCGCTGATGACGGCCGGTCGCTATCCGGCCAATCCCTCGAAGTTGCTGTCGACGCCACGTCTGCCCGTGATCCTCGACTATCTGCAAAGCAAGTTCGACCTCGTCATTATTGACACGCCCGCAGTCCTTGCCGTGAGCGACGCGAGTCTCATCGCCGCCAACGCCGGTTCGTCGGTGATTGTGGTGCGCCCGAGCGCGCAAAGCGAGGACGAACTCGAGGAAGCCATCAAGCGGCTGGACCTGACGGGCGCGCGCATCGCGGGCGTGATCTTCAATGCGGTTCCCAAGCGCCGCAGCGAGAGACGCACGTATGCCTATGCGAGCGCGTACATGTCGAATCCGGTGGACGTCGAAGAGGAACACACGCCTCGTTCGAGCTAA